One part of the Candidatus Borreliella tachyglossi genome encodes these proteins:
- a CDS encoding sigma-54-dependent transcriptional regulator, with the protein MSKVLVADDEKNIREGIATYLEEEGYFVFTASDGEEALETIENEKIDIIISDLRMPQISGEQLLKIVKDKNSSIPFIILTAHGTVDSAVDAMREGAYDFLTKPVDLERLLLIIKRALNRQSEKIHGNTSTSNIIIRKDLSYYEDVLGKSLIMQKILELVKKIAKSKASVLITGESGVGKEIIADAIFDLSNRNDKPFIKVNCAALSESILESELFGHEKGAFTGAISQKKGRFELANKGTIFLDEIVEISPEVQAKLLRVLQNKTFERVGGETTMQVDIRLLTATNKNIEEEIQKGRFREDLFYRLNIININIPPLRERKDDIQHLTGILIKGVASENNREEKSLSNDALKALYAYDWPGNIRELKNVLESALILSKGKQIVKDDLPLKIKNNKNQIVKITLPIGISLKEAEREIIKQTLLHSNHNKSKCAEILKIGRKTLHNKITEYNMN; encoded by the coding sequence ATGAGTAAGGTACTTGTAGCAGATGATGAAAAAAACATACGAGAAGGAATCGCAACTTATCTTGAGGAGGAGGGATATTTTGTATTTACTGCTAGTGATGGAGAAGAAGCTCTTGAAACAATTGAGAATGAAAAGATTGATATCATAATCTCTGATCTAAGAATGCCTCAAATATCAGGCGAACAATTATTAAAAATCGTAAAAGATAAAAATTCAAGTATACCTTTCATTATTCTCACAGCTCATGGTACCGTTGATTCGGCAGTTGATGCTATGCGAGAAGGTGCTTATGATTTTCTAACAAAACCAGTCGATCTTGAAAGACTTTTACTAATAATAAAGAGAGCCTTAAACAGGCAAAGTGAAAAAATACATGGAAACACATCCACATCAAATATTATAATCAGAAAAGATTTAAGCTATTATGAAGATGTTCTTGGCAAATCTCTTATCATGCAAAAGATTTTGGAACTTGTAAAAAAAATTGCAAAATCAAAAGCATCTGTCCTAATAACTGGAGAGAGCGGGGTTGGCAAAGAAATAATCGCAGATGCTATATTTGACTTATCAAATAGAAACGATAAGCCATTTATTAAAGTAAACTGTGCTGCATTGTCTGAAAGCATACTTGAAAGTGAACTTTTTGGTCATGAAAAAGGCGCGTTTACAGGTGCCATATCTCAAAAGAAAGGTAGATTTGAACTTGCAAATAAGGGAACAATATTCTTGGACGAAATAGTAGAAATATCACCTGAGGTTCAAGCAAAACTGCTAAGAGTTCTTCAAAATAAGACATTCGAGCGCGTGGGAGGAGAGACCACTATGCAGGTTGATATTAGACTATTAACAGCCACAAACAAAAATATTGAAGAAGAAATTCAAAAAGGAAGGTTCAGGGAAGACTTATTTTATAGACTAAATATAATAAACATTAATATTCCACCCTTAAGAGAGAGAAAGGATGACATACAGCATCTAACAGGCATACTCATTAAAGGTGTTGCAAGTGAAAATAATAGAGAAGAAAAAAGCCTATCTAATGATGCACTAAAAGCTCTTTATGCCTATGATTGGCCAGGCAATATTAGAGAACTCAAAAATGTACTTGAAAGTGCTCTTATATTATCTAAGGGAAAACAAATTGTAAAAGATGACTTGCCACTCAAAATTAAAAATAATAAAAACCAAATTGTAAAAATAACACTCCCGATAGGAATAAGCCTAAAAGAAGCTGAAAGAGAAATTATTAAGCAAACACTCCTGCATTCTAACCACAACAAGAGCAAATGTGCTGAAATATTAAAAATAGGCAGAAAAACTCTGCACAATAAAATAACAGAGTACAATATGAACTAA
- a CDS encoding CvpA family protein: MLAHDPLKIAGIADILIIIIFISMGLRGFLRGFIKEISGFVEVFTLIFLLYNKTNAFQAFISPILDLSYIQALLVFFLIIHIGFLILQSLVESIISHLQLVFFNRILGLILGLFEAFGIIAIVVYIIHSQQIFNPAYFLEGSKFLEYLNPGINYFFKISPIQ, translated from the coding sequence ATGTTAGCTCATGATCCTCTTAAAATAGCTGGTATAGCCGATATATTAATAATAATAATTTTTATATCAATGGGACTTAGGGGATTTTTAAGAGGTTTTATCAAAGAAATTAGTGGATTTGTTGAGGTCTTTACTTTAATATTCTTACTCTACAACAAGACCAATGCTTTTCAAGCATTTATATCACCCATTCTTGACTTATCCTATATTCAAGCACTGCTAGTATTTTTTTTAATAATACACATAGGATTTTTAATATTACAATCTTTAGTCGAATCAATAATAAGTCATCTCCAATTAGTATTCTTTAATAGAATACTTGGACTAATACTTGGTTTATTTGAAGCCTTTGGAATAATTGCAATTGTAGTTTACATAATTCATTCACAACAAATTTTTAACCCTGCATATTTTTTAGAAGGGAGTAAATTTCTTGAATATCTCAATCCCGGAATAAACTACTTTTTCAAAATATCACCAATACAGTAG
- a CDS encoding AAA family ATPase, whose translation MEILPKIAQEIINEYEKGNLPNAILFWGERFSYKKISAVELAKKILNTKTLTNPNLLILSSLNITEAKAYLNVASVNVINQYLEYVKNIIFTKYNFSNDKNLKKIEKNINFINDIYYKNEFNEPTKSELAKRIEEIIKDISFNITINDIRKIQSWAFSEKNKRKVIYINEIENLSFNVYNALLKILEEPPLNIYFILTTRNKNKIPKTILSRLRVYKFIKEDRDFEIKKFKTIFKQNDEFTTEEYFNSLYSKEHQRLKEEVKRMLNIIKEKQGVFNLDTFNFIKDENAFKLFLGELASQLRYEFLNQNLEINTYLKRLEYIKHISKYSPYNQNKKLIIENLMLNYED comes from the coding sequence ATGGAAATATTGCCCAAAATAGCTCAAGAAATAATCAATGAATACGAAAAAGGAAACCTGCCAAATGCAATACTTTTTTGGGGCGAGAGATTCTCTTATAAAAAGATAAGTGCAGTTGAACTTGCAAAGAAAATTCTAAACACAAAAACTTTAACAAATCCAAATCTACTAATTCTCTCAAGTCTTAACATAACCGAAGCTAAGGCATATCTTAATGTAGCTTCGGTTAACGTTATAAATCAATATCTAGAATATGTAAAAAATATTATTTTCACTAAGTACAATTTCAGCAATGACAAGAATTTAAAAAAAATAGAAAAGAATATTAATTTTATTAATGATATTTACTATAAAAACGAATTTAACGAGCCCACCAAATCAGAGCTTGCAAAAAGAATCGAAGAGATAATTAAAGACATAAGCTTCAATATTACCATTAATGACATTCGAAAAATTCAATCTTGGGCATTCTCAGAGAAGAATAAAAGAAAGGTAATCTATATCAATGAAATTGAAAATTTATCATTCAATGTTTACAATGCATTACTGAAAATACTAGAAGAGCCTCCCTTAAACATTTACTTTATTTTAACAACAAGGAATAAAAATAAAATTCCAAAAACAATACTCTCAAGACTAAGAGTCTACAAATTTATAAAAGAAGATAGAGATTTTGAGATTAAAAAATTTAAAACAATCTTTAAGCAAAATGATGAATTCACAACTGAAGAATATTTCAACTCATTATATAGCAAAGAACACCAGAGACTCAAAGAAGAAGTAAAGCGAATGCTAAATATAATCAAAGAGAAGCAAGGCGTGTTTAATCTTGACACATTTAATTTTATAAAAGATGAAAACGCATTCAAATTATTCTTAGGAGAACTTGCAAGTCAACTTAGATACGAATTTTTAAACCAAAATTTAGAGATTAACACTTACTTAAAGAGGTTGGAATATATAAAGCATATTTCAAAATATAGCCCCTATAATCAAAACAAAAAACTAATAATAGAAAACCTAATGCTAAATTACGAGGATTAA
- a CDS encoding DUF368 domain-containing protein, whose translation MISIYIKGLLIGFANILPGVSGGTLALTLGIYYKIIYSSANLIKFKNLKENTTFLAILSLGILTSIILLAKVLKNYILDGAMKEAYLSIFFLGLIIGSIFTLKKEIYIQENTDKNNKAIKYFLFLIGFLTILTILMIRTYNISLDISKYKDKKSIEYYLLIANSGIISGSAMILPGISGSLILLSLGTYKEIINIVSQPHIMLCTIFGISTIIGTGVAILIIKKSIDKHLLKFLYLSTGLILGSTLQMLFIITTLNLKPTPAFFILSIILFITGIWISRMIELIKMPLKEF comes from the coding sequence ATGATTAGCATTTATATAAAGGGTTTATTAATTGGTTTTGCGAACATACTTCCGGGTGTCTCAGGTGGAACATTAGCTTTAACACTAGGAATCTACTATAAAATAATATATTCATCTGCAAATTTAATAAAATTTAAAAACTTAAAAGAAAACACAACTTTTCTTGCAATACTATCACTTGGAATATTAACCTCAATAATACTACTTGCAAAAGTGCTTAAAAACTACATTTTAGATGGAGCAATGAAAGAAGCATATTTGAGTATATTTTTTTTAGGATTAATTATAGGAAGCATATTTACCTTAAAAAAGGAAATATACATACAAGAAAACACTGATAAAAATAATAAAGCTATAAAATATTTCTTATTCTTAATAGGGTTTTTAACTATACTTACTATCTTAATGATTAGAACTTATAACATATCATTGGATATCTCAAAGTACAAGGACAAAAAATCAATTGAATATTATCTATTAATTGCTAACTCAGGAATCATAAGTGGATCTGCAATGATTCTACCAGGAATCTCAGGCTCACTAATACTCTTAAGCCTTGGAACTTATAAAGAAATTATCAATATTGTCTCACAACCTCATATAATGCTATGCACAATATTTGGAATATCTACAATAATAGGTACAGGGGTTGCAATACTGATTATTAAGAAATCCATAGACAAACATCTTCTCAAATTTCTTTATTTATCTACAGGTCTAATATTAGGCTCAACATTACAGATGCTATTTATCATAACAACTCTTAATTTAAAACCTACTCCAGCATTCTTTATACTCTCAATCATTCTATTCATCACAGGAATCTGGATAAGCAGAATGATTGAGCTTATAAAAATGCCTCTAAAGGAGTTTTGA
- a CDS encoding nucleoside triphosphate pyrophosphohydrolase family protein, protein MELNEYQLKAKKTAKYKNKKEELILTTLGLAGETGEVIEKIKKLGRDKDYILDDEYLLSIKKELGDVLWYISNLSNNLGITLEDVAITNLEKLQKRHENGTIHGNGDER, encoded by the coding sequence ATGGAGTTAAACGAATACCAACTAAAGGCTAAAAAAACTGCTAAATATAAAAACAAAAAGGAAGAGTTAATTCTAACAACACTAGGTCTTGCTGGAGAAACAGGTGAAGTTATTGAAAAAATAAAAAAATTAGGCCGCGACAAGGATTACATACTTGACGATGAATATCTATTGTCAATTAAGAAAGAGCTTGGCGATGTGTTATGGTATATTTCAAATTTAAGCAATAATCTTGGAATAACGCTTGAAGACGTTGCCATTACTAATCTAGAAAAATTACAAAAAAGGCATGAGAACGGTACCATTCATGGCAATGGTGATGAGAGATAG
- a CDS encoding two-component system sensor histidine kinase NtrB: MSNFLKKALTKLNKLSNEQKLKFIQDIYKKIEIYDGIFASINEGILVLDKLNHIIYLNKMLFQILALSPDSKLETLNDIQIPTLTNLIEELAQNEDKIIGSEVQISTNIYIKISFMPYVREKKLEGNIILIEDIQDKKRKEELFRRAEALAAFTRHARNIAHEIKNPLGAIDINLQLLKKEIDRQGIKSTKADNYFKIIKEEINRMDKTVTDFLLTVRPIKIIPKKKDITAIIKSVYNLLNPELENKAIKLLLNLKKVSPVLIDEKLLRQVIINIVKNAEEALLESNKKIKKIDISTYENEDKIYLNIKDNGDGIKNETKDEIFKPQFSTKEKGSGIGLTISYKIIKEHGGEIFVESKNTQGTTFTITLPQLNIGKMLIEGCLENE; the protein is encoded by the coding sequence ATGAGTAATTTTTTAAAAAAAGCCTTAACTAAATTAAATAAACTATCAAATGAGCAGAAACTTAAATTTATTCAAGATATCTATAAAAAAATAGAAATATACGATGGAATTTTCGCATCCATCAATGAAGGGATTCTGGTACTTGATAAGCTTAACCACATAATTTATTTAAACAAAATGCTATTTCAAATTCTGGCTCTAAGTCCGGACTCCAAACTAGAAACCCTTAACGATATTCAAATTCCAACCCTAACAAATTTAATAGAAGAACTTGCACAAAATGAAGACAAAATAATAGGATCTGAGGTTCAAATTTCAACAAATATATACATCAAAATATCATTTATGCCTTACGTTCGAGAAAAAAAACTTGAAGGAAATATTATTTTAATCGAAGATATTCAAGATAAAAAACGCAAAGAGGAACTTTTCAGAAGAGCTGAGGCTTTAGCTGCTTTTACAAGGCATGCAAGAAATATTGCACATGAGATTAAAAACCCGCTAGGTGCAATTGACATAAACTTACAGTTACTAAAAAAAGAAATAGATAGACAGGGCATCAAAAGCACTAAAGCAGATAATTATTTTAAAATAATAAAAGAAGAAATAAATAGAATGGATAAAACTGTAACCGATTTTTTATTAACAGTAAGACCAATAAAAATAATCCCAAAAAAGAAAGACATCACTGCCATTATAAAAAGTGTATACAATTTATTGAATCCAGAATTAGAGAATAAAGCTATTAAACTGCTACTCAATCTTAAAAAAGTAAGTCCTGTATTAATCGATGAAAAACTACTCAGACAAGTAATAATAAACATAGTAAAAAACGCAGAAGAAGCACTACTTGAATCAAATAAAAAAATCAAAAAAATAGACATTTCTACCTATGAGAATGAAGATAAAATATACCTTAACATAAAAGATAACGGGGATGGAATCAAGAATGAAACAAAGGACGAAATATTTAAACCTCAATTCAGTACAAAAGAGAAAGGAAGTGGCATAGGTCTTACTATTTCTTATAAAATAATAAAAGAACACGGAGGTGAAATTTTTGTGGAAAGTAAAAATACACAAGGAACAACTTTTACAATTACACTCCCACAATTAAACATAGGCAAAATGCTAATTGAAGGATGTTTAGAAAATGAGTAA
- a CDS encoding LysM peptidoglycan-binding domain-containing M23 family metallopeptidase, with protein sequence MSKLTLLLKIIFCFLQFNYIYSYPEIKNFSNKDPIFSDLRAKISKYNKKENVPLFIYSYKVKENDTFFKIANKVNGWQASISTINLLDSPFVKAGQEILIPSKRGLFVLDNKEHRFNNLLLATRDLAKSEKIKVRRDNKIYEFYFFDSVKQPDLSFFSSTEMLFFLNSDFIFPLKRFIVSSDFGLRADPFTGRESFHTGIDLAAPMDSLVFCTSYGVVIVVDYNDIYGNFVVVEHKNNIKSLYGHLNSYIVSKGDVLRTGDIIGRVGQTGRSTGPHLHFEILKKDTPTNPIKILK encoded by the coding sequence GTGAGTAAGTTAACTCTGTTATTAAAAATTATCTTTTGCTTTCTACAGTTTAACTATATTTACTCTTATCCTGAGATAAAAAATTTCTCCAATAAAGATCCTATTTTTTCTGACCTTAGGGCAAAAATTTCTAAATATAATAAAAAAGAAAATGTTCCTTTATTTATTTATTCATATAAAGTTAAAGAAAATGATACTTTTTTTAAGATTGCAAATAAGGTAAACGGCTGGCAAGCTAGTATTTCTACGATTAATTTATTAGATTCGCCTTTCGTAAAGGCAGGACAAGAAATATTGATTCCTAGTAAAAGAGGTCTTTTTGTTCTTGATAATAAGGAACATAGATTTAATAATTTACTTTTAGCTACAAGAGATTTAGCAAAATCTGAAAAGATAAAAGTTAGAAGAGATAATAAGATCTATGAGTTTTATTTTTTTGATTCTGTTAAACAGCCGGATTTAAGTTTTTTCTCAAGTACAGAAATGCTTTTCTTTCTAAACTCCGATTTTATTTTTCCCTTAAAAAGATTTATTGTTAGCTCTGATTTTGGATTAAGAGCAGACCCTTTTACTGGTAGAGAAAGTTTTCATACAGGAATAGACCTTGCAGCACCAATGGATTCTTTAGTTTTTTGTACATCTTATGGCGTTGTAATTGTAGTTGACTATAATGATATTTATGGAAACTTTGTTGTGGTTGAACATAAAAACAATATTAAGTCTCTTTATGGGCATCTTAATTCTTATATTGTAAGCAAAGGAGATGTTTTACGAACAGGAGATATTATTGGCAGGGTAGGTCAAACTGGCCGTTCAACAGGACCTCATCTGCATTTTGAAATATTGAAGAAAGATACTCCTACTAATCCTATTAAGATTCTGAAGTAG